A single region of the Anaerococcus urinomassiliensis genome encodes:
- a CDS encoding DNA topoisomerase 3, protein MKLVIAEKPSVAVTIAKVIGARTRKNGYYEGNGYIVSWCVGHLIQMASPDKIDEKWKKWTIDTLPIIPEEYIYEVSKSTKKQYGILKKILNDKNIDTVINACDAGREGELIFRLVYNQAKCKKKIQRLWISSMENKAIEDGFRNLKNGENFEDLYRTASARAIADWLVGMNLSRLYSCIYKETYSVGRVQTPTLYLIAKRDSEINLFRKQKYYTVDLSYEGLKLVSDRIDEFEVAEQLLNLLEDEIVITDVEDKDISTKPDKPYDLTTLQREANKYFGYSANDTLNLAQGLYEKKLITYPRTDSRYLTDDMVNTMKELLEGLEDDFKVNESNFKSIFNSSKVTDHYAIIPTISGIGKAKDISDKESKIYNLIKNKLLASCSDNLKESSRKIRYEYDKFNFNASGKTVIDEGYTKYLKTYGKERQENELPDVKTGDKIKLTSKNISEKFTKAPSHYNEDTLLKAMESAGVESLDKDIEVERKGLGTPATRAGIIENLIHKDLIRRDKKNLLVTEKGNRLVSIVEDKFKSAETTSEWEMKLAKISFGEVDKEDFLREIEDSIRELVDRYKNNLNE, encoded by the coding sequence AAAAGCCAAGTGTAGCAGTTACAATTGCAAAAGTAATTGGAGCAAGAACAAGAAAAAACGGATATTATGAGGGGAATGGATACATTGTTTCTTGGTGTGTAGGTCATTTAATTCAAATGGCAAGTCCAGATAAGATAGACGAAAAATGGAAGAAATGGACAATAGACACTCTTCCTATAATTCCAGAAGAATATATTTATGAAGTATCTAAAAGCACTAAAAAACAATATGGAATTTTAAAGAAAATTTTAAACGATAAGAACATCGATACAGTAATAAATGCTTGTGATGCTGGAAGAGAGGGAGAACTTATTTTTAGGCTTGTATATAATCAAGCTAAATGTAAAAAGAAGATTCAAAGACTTTGGATATCTTCAATGGAAAACAAAGCTATTGAAGATGGCTTTAGAAATCTTAAAAACGGAGAAAACTTTGAAGACTTATATAGAACAGCAAGTGCAAGAGCCATTGCAGATTGGCTGGTGGGAATGAATTTAAGTAGGCTTTATTCTTGCATTTACAAGGAAACATATTCAGTTGGTAGAGTACAAACACCAACCCTATATTTAATAGCTAAAAGAGATAGTGAAATAAACCTATTTAGGAAGCAAAAATATTATACAGTTGACCTATCTTATGAAGGATTGAAACTTGTATCTGATAGGATTGATGAATTTGAAGTTGCAGAACAACTATTAAACTTGCTAGAAGATGAAATAGTTATTACAGATGTAGAAGATAAAGATATAAGCACAAAACCAGATAAGCCTTATGATCTCACTACCTTACAAAGAGAAGCAAATAAATATTTTGGGTATTCAGCAAATGACACTTTAAATCTAGCACAAGGTCTGTATGAAAAAAAGCTAATCACATATCCAAGAACAGATAGCAGGTATTTAACAGATGATATGGTTAATACTATGAAAGAATTATTAGAAGGACTTGAAGATGATTTTAAGGTTAATGAGTCAAACTTTAAGTCTATTTTTAATTCATCTAAGGTTACAGACCACTATGCAATTATTCCTACTATATCAGGTATTGGAAAAGCTAAAGATATATCTGATAAAGAAAGCAAAATCTATAATCTAATTAAGAATAAATTACTTGCTTCATGTTCGGATAACTTAAAGGAATCTAGTAGAAAAATCAGATATGAATATGATAAATTTAACTTTAATGCAAGTGGCAAGACGGTAATAGATGAAGGTTATACCAAGTATCTAAAGACTTATGGAAAGGAAAGACAAGAAAATGAATTACCAGATGTAAAGACTGGAGATAAAATTAAGCTAACTTCTAAAAATATATCTGAGAAATTTACAAAAGCTCCAAGCCATTATAATGAAGATACACTTTTAAAGGCTATGGAGAGTGCAGGAGTAGAATCCTTGGATAAAGACATAGAAGTAGAAAGAAAAGGCTTAGGAACACCAGCTACAAGAGCAGGAATTATTGAAAATCTTATTCATAAGGATCTTATAAGAAGAGATAAGAAAAACTTACTTGTAACAGAAAAAGGCAATAGGCTTGTATCGATTGTAGAGGATAAGTTTAAATCAGCAGAAACAACATCTGAATGGGAAATGAAACTTGCAAAGATTAGCTTTGGCGAAGTTGATAAAGAAGACTTTTTAAGAGAAATAGAAGATAGTATAAGGGAGCTTGTAGATAGGTACAAGAATAATCTAAATGAATAA